The Chrysemys picta bellii isolate R12L10 chromosome 12, ASM1138683v2, whole genome shotgun sequence genome has a segment encoding these proteins:
- the RNF225 gene encoding RING finger protein 225 produces the protein MAAPGEVGLGGPQGTELVEQGSWSAELVEREDRSAELAEGGPWGAELAEQASWGTKEEEEEEDEDKASMDCVICFSPYDRLFKVPKALGCGHTFCLECLARINVSSEQVNAVSCPVCRELTCLPPRKGLPGLPTCLDLLDRLPLAPAAPSSSVRFSRRRGLLYVPGWGTRKGRGLALPKPGPALSTVSLSVDVGRPAPRGVGGGLRGLGCSSWPFAVAVAVAVTVTVGLVISGVYIFFMLPTTYGPGPGGLGNATWQVPWPNGTAAPLPPSDRWLLAQPPRDGAMGLAGEMASPPPGSRRRRWRGLGPPTLNPARN, from the coding sequence ATGGCGGCACCAGGGGAAGTGGGGCTAGGGGGGCCCCAGGGCACTGAGCTGGTGGAGCAGGGGTCCTGGAGTGCTGAGCTGGTGGAGCGGGAGGACCGGAGCGCTGAGCTGGCAGAGGGGGGCCCCTGGGGTGCTGAGCTGGCAGAGCAGGCTTCCTGGGGCactaaggaggaggaggaggaggaggatgaagacaaGGCCTCCATGGACTGTGTGATCTGCTTCTCGCCCTATGACCGGTTGTTCAAGGTGCCCAAGGCGCTGGGTTGCGGGCACACCTTCTGCCTCGAGTGCCTAGCCCGCATCAACGTCTCCTCGGAGCAGGTCAACGCCGTCAGCTGCCCCGTGTGCCGGGAGTTGACCTGCCTGCCCCCCCGCAAGGGCCTGCCTGGCCTGCCCACCTGCCTGGACCTGCTGGACCGGCTGCCCCTGGCGCctgccgcccccagcagctctgtGCGCTTCAGCCGGCGCCGGGGGCTGCTGTACGTGCCGGGCTGGGGGACCCGAAAGGGCCGGGGGCTCGCGCTACCcaagccaggccctgccctcagcACCGTCAGCCTGAGCGTGGATGTGGGGCGGCCCGCACcgcggggtgtgggcggggggctgcgggggctgggctgctccagCTGGCCCTTCGCTGTGGCTGTGGCAGTGGCCGTAACTGTCACCGTGGGGCTGGTGATCTCCGGCGTCTACATCTTCTTCATGCTGCCGACGACCTACGGGCCAGGGCCAGGCGGGCTGGGCAACGCCACCTGGCAGGTGCCCTGGCCCAACGGCACTGCTGCGCCGCTGCCACCTAGTGACAGATGGCTGctggcacagccccccagggACGGGgctatggggctggctggagagatGGCATCTCCACCGCCTGGtagcaggaggaggagatggagaggCCTGGGCCCCCCAACACTGaacccagccaggaactga
- the RPS5 gene encoding small ribosomal subunit protein uS7: MTEWETAPAVAETPDIKLFGKWSTDDVQINDISLQDYIAVKEKYAKYLPHSAGRYAAKRFRKAQCPIVERLTNSMMMHGRNNGKKLMTVRIVKHAFEIIHLLTGENPLQVLVNAIINSGPREDSTRIGRAGTVRRQAVDVSPLRRVNQAIWLLCTGAREAAFRNIKTIAECLADELINAAKGSSNSYAIKKKDELERVAKSNR; encoded by the exons ATGACCGAGTGGGAGACGGCGCCCGCTGTGGCCGAGACCCCCGACATCAAGCTTTTCGGGAAATGGAGCACAGATGACGTCCAGATCAATGATATCTCCCTGCAG GACTACATTGCGGTGAAGGAGAAGTACGCCAAGTACCTGCCCCACAGCGCCGGGCGCTACGCGGCCAAGCGCTTCCGCAAGGCTCAGTGCCCCATCGTGGAGCGCCTCACCAACTCCATGATGATGCATGGCCGCAACAACGGCAAGAAGCTCATGACCGTGCGCATCGTCAAGCACGCCTTCGAGATCATCCACCTGCTCACCGGGGAG AACCCCCTGCAGGTCCTGGTCAACGCCATCATCAACAGCGGGCCCAGGGAGGACTCGACCCGCATCGGCCGTGCCGGCACTGTCCGGAGACAGGCCGTGGATGTGTCCCCACTGCGCCGTGTCAACCAG gccatcTGGCTGCTATGCACCGGGGCCCGCGAGGCCGCCTTCCGCAACATCAAGACCATCGCCGAGTGCCTGGCTGACGAACTCATCAATGCTGCCAAG ggcTCCTCCAACTCCTATGCCATCAAGAAGAAGGACGAGCTGGAGCGTGTGGCCAAGTCGAACCGTTAA
- the TEKTL1 gene encoding tektin-like protein 1, which produces MGPPAELLRGRAGPEAWRNEAKATVRAAQQLRGRCWREAVAQWRPPHPSGQPQETPYERRTRLQGWRFKLDVTAAGETLEKPPEGPGITLWKSKMKPPPWVSQLPLPCFRDHCASQSNGLAARYASAVRLVVSRLRQALTELNEQAKRLNLARQRLDAALAKVRTALLTNQQSALVREHRPPAEQAPDQVDALLRWEHKELQRLKVELQGDMDMSEVHLKCTQHSIPGTEKPSNPQSNVPLWTPWSTGPGCGEHTDPCLPCQALGRCQQTLGMLCQERGQVLELLGQPLRMVLLEAERESWLSLSRPPSPFVMRNPTPEPSPVGPYTPECAAAIEEARCLTLRSKEVLASLRAATAQATASRHQAQEALDGSLQRKMDETLVLKERLYMALGGMRSTLNRCQRFHGELGITQGMTMGPESSQYLEAREKLTRPLVRVYQRHVGTQLPEAQILTQGSVLLERSMQKAAANVQQMQATQRHLHTSIRDKQTGFHVDASVQRLRRRRMHPRSSLEEARQMLCS; this is translated from the exons ATGGGGCCCCCCGCTGAGctgctgcggggccgggcgggccCGGAGGCCTGGCGCAATGAGGCCAAGGCCACGGTGCGGGCGGCGCAGCAGCTGCGGGGGCGCTGCTGGCGGGAGGCGGTGGCACAGTGGCGCCCACCGCACCCCTCAGGCCAGCCCCAGGAGACACCCTACGAGCGCCGCACACGGCTGCAGGGCTGGCGCTTCAAGCTGGACGTGACGGCGGCTGGTGAGACGCTGGAGAAGCCGCCCGAGGGGCCGGGCATCACGCTGTGGAAGAGCAAGATGAAGCCCCCACCCTGGGTGAgccagctgcccctgccctgcttccGGGACCACTGCGCCAGCCAGAGCAACGGGCTGGCTGCCCGCTACGCCAGTGCCGTGCGCCTGGTGGTCAGCCGGCTGCGCCAGGCGCTCACCGAGCTCAACGAGCAGGCCAAGCGCCTCAACCTAGCACGCCAGCGCCTCGATGCTGCCCTCGCCAAGGTGCGCACCGCGCTGCTCACCAACCAGCAGAGTGCCCTGGTGCGCGagcaccggcccccggccgagcag gCCCCAGACCAAGTGGACgcactgctgcggtgggaacacaaggagctgcagaggctgaaggtggagctgcagggggacATGGACATGTCGGAGGTGCACCTCAAG TGTACTCAGCACTCCATCCCAGGCACCGAAAAGCCCAGCAACCCACAGTCCAATGTCCCACTCTGGaccccctggagcactgggccAG GGTGTGGGGAACACACTGACCCATGTCTCCCATGCCAGGCGTTGGGCAGGTGCCAGCAAACCCTGGGCATGCTGTGCCAGGAGCGGGGACAGGTGCTGGAGCTGTTGGGGCAGCCGCTGCGCATGGTGCTGCTGGAAGCCGAGCGCGAGTCCTGGCTCAGCCTGAGTCGTCCCCCGTCCCCCTTCGTAATGAGGaaccccaccccggagcccagcCCTGTCGGGCCGTACACGCCAG AGTGCGCGGCGGCCATTGAGGAGGCACGGTGCCTGACCCTGCGCTCCAAGGAGGTGCTGGCCTCGCTCAGGGCAGCCACAGCCCAGGCCACGGCCTCGCGCCACCAGGCCCAGGAGGCCTTAGATGGCAGCCTGCAGCGCAAGATGGACGAGACCCTGGTGCTcaag GAGCGTCTCTACATGGCTTTGGGGGGCATGCGCAGCACCCTGAACCGCTGCCAGCGCTTCCACGGGGAGCTGGGCATCACCCAGGGCATGACCATg GGCCCTGAGTCCAGCCAGTACCTGGAGGCGCGGGAGAAGCTGACTCGGCCCTTGGTGCGGGTGTACCAGCGCCATGTGGGCACCCAACTgcctgaggcccagatcctcacccAG GGCAGTGTGCTGCTGGAGCGCTCCATGCAGAAGGCGGCGGCTAACGTGCAGCAGATGCAGGCCACCCAGCGGCACCTGCACACCTCCATCCGTGACAAGCAGACGGGCTTCCACGTGGACGCCAGTGTGCAGCGCCTGCGCCGCCGCCGCATGCACCCCCGCAGCAGCCTGGAGGAGGCCCGTCAGATGCTCTGCTCCTAG